One window of Cohnella hashimotonis genomic DNA carries:
- a CDS encoding AraC family transcriptional regulator, with protein sequence MEWIISELVRYIDRHAPTDGVHSMAIPALYFRRQSQQSGPVYSNSHPSLYIVAQGSKTVELAEERYDVDPGSYLVSSVHLPVIGQITQASPSHPYLSLQLTFHPDILLDVMKTSSPSKKITTERGILLNPSTSDLLKAVLRLVELLETPGDIEVLAPLIIKEIFYRVLQGEKGELLKQFAVNGSYALCISEAIQWINHHYSEPLIIEELAKTVKMSPRTLHRHFKKVTAMSPIQYQKMIRLQTARRLLLTENLDAANAGFRVGYESPSQFNREYARLFGRPPIRDIHDLRDYSL encoded by the coding sequence TTGGAATGGATCATTTCTGAGTTAGTCCGGTACATCGATCGTCATGCACCGACGGATGGCGTACACAGCATGGCAATTCCAGCGCTTTATTTCAGACGTCAATCACAGCAGTCAGGGCCCGTGTACAGCAACAGCCATCCTTCCCTTTACATCGTTGCCCAAGGTTCGAAAACGGTTGAATTAGCAGAGGAAAGATATGATGTTGATCCAGGGAGTTATTTGGTCTCTTCGGTTCATCTGCCTGTAATCGGACAAATTACCCAAGCATCACCAAGCCACCCGTACCTAAGTTTACAACTAACCTTCCATCCGGATATTCTTCTTGATGTAATGAAAACATCCAGTCCCTCGAAGAAGATCACGACTGAACGAGGAATCCTATTAAATCCATCTACCTCGGACTTGCTCAAAGCGGTTCTACGCCTTGTAGAACTACTGGAGACACCCGGTGATATTGAGGTACTGGCTCCCTTGATCATTAAAGAAATATTTTACAGAGTCCTTCAAGGTGAGAAAGGAGAACTGCTGAAGCAATTTGCCGTGAACGGAAGCTATGCACTTTGCATCTCAGAAGCGATACAATGGATCAACCATCATTATTCCGAGCCTTTAATCATTGAAGAATTGGCTAAGACGGTCAAGATGAGTCCGCGGACCTTGCATAGACATTTCAAGAAAGTAACGGCTATGAGTCCGATTCAATATCAAAAGATGATTCGCTTGCAAACTGCACGACGACTGCTGCTTACAGAAAACCTGGATGCTGCTAACGCAGGATTTCGTGTTGGATATGAAAGTCCTTCACAATTTAATCGAGAATACGCCCGCTTATTTGGTCGTCCCCCGATAAGAGATATTCATGATTTACGCGATTATTCTTTGTAG
- a CDS encoding DUF6199 family natural product biosynthesis protein — protein MPPEIKVISVLITILLVLWTGIALFATFKPKTFWSITQGWKATREPSPAYFLFSRIGTAIFAVIGLVLLVQPYFH, from the coding sequence GTGCCACCTGAAATCAAAGTAATTTCTGTATTAATTACAATATTACTTGTGCTTTGGACAGGAATTGCATTATTCGCCACTTTTAAGCCAAAAACATTTTGGAGTATAACTCAAGGGTGGAAGGCAACACGAGAACCTTCACCTGCTTATTTTTTATTTTCTCGAATTGGAACTGCAATATTTGCAGTCATTGGCCTTGTATTGTTAGTCCAACCATACTTCCATTGA
- a CDS encoding MmcQ/YjbR family DNA-binding protein, protein MLGEKWCRKEARGSMLSISDIREFALSMPGVEEVEHWGKTSFRMNNKIFAVIQDDKKTLTVKTTKEIRALLIQMAPDIYRIPDSFSNLNYMHINLELANDAEVTEYIQNAWGHIAPKKAAKAFFENRAGRSR, encoded by the coding sequence ATGCTGGGGGAAAAATGGTGCAGGAAGGAGGCGAGGGGATCAATGTTATCCATTTCTGATATTCGTGAATTCGCTTTATCGATGCCTGGCGTGGAAGAGGTAGAGCATTGGGGAAAAACCTCTTTTCGGATGAACAACAAGATCTTTGCCGTGATCCAGGATGACAAGAAGACCCTTACCGTGAAGACCACCAAGGAAATAAGAGCGTTGCTTATCCAGATGGCCCCTGATATTTACAGGATCCCGGATTCGTTTTCCAACCTCAATTATATGCACATCAATCTTGAATTGGCGAACGATGCAGAAGTGACGGAATACATTCAAAATGCATGGGGACACATCGCACCGAAAAAAGCAGCAAAAGCTTTTTTTGAAAATCGAGCCGGTCGTTCCCGATAA
- a CDS encoding phosphotransferase yields the protein MDDLQFLFQDPILRQTELNPGYDDHASDVWLVQTEREEVVVRSTRMRGLPDNDFWFGCSRLFGINPRHVDELAAINRALRLFTSIPVPQVIRKGSLNGREYLVVEKLQGSTCRSFIGLPSTALADLGTGIASLHRFRSDWAGTISGSHQTARSDFHDALIHTMIELVDNFYSEHQRIRQLLPSIIAMVKKLPVPSHFTFVLIDMDPTQFLTNGSELTGLVDTEVYALAPREFDFIGLEYVLDELSAKYFKQAYAQRLALPNLESYRLPYRFFYRLLRVQGSVDVDEWLNHPVRFK from the coding sequence ATGGATGATTTGCAGTTTTTATTTCAAGATCCCATCCTCCGGCAAACGGAGCTCAATCCCGGATATGACGATCATGCCAGCGATGTTTGGCTCGTCCAGACAGAAAGAGAAGAAGTTGTCGTGCGCTCGACGAGGATGCGGGGACTACCGGACAATGATTTCTGGTTTGGATGCAGTCGACTGTTCGGAATAAATCCGCGGCATGTCGACGAGCTGGCGGCGATCAATCGCGCGCTAAGGCTATTCACTTCGATACCAGTGCCGCAAGTGATTCGAAAAGGATCGTTGAACGGCCGCGAATATCTGGTCGTCGAGAAGCTGCAAGGTTCAACGTGCCGTTCTTTTATCGGTCTGCCATCAACCGCACTCGCCGATTTGGGAACGGGAATCGCCAGTCTTCATCGGTTTCGATCCGACTGGGCGGGAACGATATCCGGCAGCCATCAAACGGCAAGATCGGATTTTCATGATGCACTTATCCATACCATGATCGAGTTGGTCGATAACTTCTATTCAGAACATCAACGTATCCGGCAACTACTTCCGTCAATAATCGCAATGGTCAAAAAATTGCCAGTTCCTAGCCACTTTACTTTTGTCTTAATCGATATGGATCCCACTCAGTTTCTGACAAACGGTAGCGAGTTAACCGGCCTCGTAGATACAGAAGTTTATGCGCTGGCACCAAGAGAATTTGATTTTATCGGCTTAGAATACGTCTTAGATGAGCTCTCTGCAAAATATTTCAAACAAGCGTATGCCCAACGCCTTGCTCTGCCGAATCTCGAATCGTATAGATTGCCTTACCGATTCTTCTATCGGCTGCTTCGCGTTCAGGGCAGCGTAGACGTGGATGAATGGTTGAATCATCCAGTACGATTCAAATAG
- a CDS encoding PQQ-binding-like beta-propeller repeat protein → MKKRIALKVLVFLAVFLMGIQTSGISAATVHTAKPFQLPSNVNQELKYTNDRGEHLKFRGFKNYPIKWIKEIEDANDMRMNKEKNQIFVVSGHRVISYDLSGKEQWQYALKTSSAFDYTLLELGADGTIYAIRQPQSFLDQYTPGYITALTAQGTLLWEYELVTRNTEDFVTYRGGADGTFVTYSDDGIIGIRNGGIAWKNTDILKVTTTQFNTFEFKHTNVNGFFTGPNGTTYVETEDKIYALDDTGKLLWSNNISSDATLVNNGKYILLTSSTGPWVLWDAATGATLPTGLINTAWLKDSGIPNDGKGNIYVSRKDGGISKVDAKGKVLWSYKIRFPGYSDAYVSHSDAKGNVYFTDNGGTLYSLDPNGNERFILLYREQYGPMIVPTDTDKDGNVYALFDPIGLFKISSAAAAKGLS, encoded by the coding sequence TTGAAGAAGCGCATAGCTTTAAAAGTTTTAGTTTTTCTCGCTGTCTTTCTGATGGGCATCCAGACTTCCGGCATTTCGGCAGCAACAGTTCATACGGCCAAGCCGTTTCAGCTCCCTTCGAACGTTAATCAGGAACTCAAGTATACGAACGATCGCGGCGAACATTTAAAATTCCGAGGCTTCAAAAATTACCCGATAAAGTGGATTAAAGAGATTGAAGATGCAAACGACATGAGGATGAATAAAGAGAAAAACCAAATTTTTGTCGTTAGCGGTCATCGCGTCATTTCCTACGACCTTTCCGGCAAAGAGCAGTGGCAATATGCATTGAAAACTTCCTCGGCATTTGACTATACGTTGCTTGAACTAGGGGCGGACGGAACGATTTACGCCATTCGCCAACCGCAAAGCTTCCTTGACCAATATACGCCGGGTTATATTACCGCATTAACGGCGCAGGGGACGCTTCTATGGGAATACGAATTGGTAACCCGGAACACCGAAGACTTTGTGACATACCGAGGAGGCGCCGACGGAACCTTCGTTACGTACTCGGATGATGGAATCATTGGTATACGCAATGGCGGCATTGCATGGAAAAACACCGATATTCTGAAAGTGACGACAACGCAATTTAATACATTTGAGTTCAAGCATACCAATGTAAATGGATTTTTCACGGGGCCTAACGGGACAACCTACGTCGAAACGGAAGATAAAATTTATGCGTTGGACGATACCGGCAAATTATTATGGAGTAACAATATCTCCAGTGATGCCACTCTCGTAAACAATGGCAAGTACATTTTGCTAACCTCATCAACGGGCCCGTGGGTTCTTTGGGACGCTGCGACAGGTGCGACGCTGCCAACGGGGCTAATTAATACGGCATGGCTTAAAGATTCCGGCATTCCCAACGACGGCAAAGGAAATATATATGTTAGCCGCAAGGATGGCGGGATTTCCAAAGTAGATGCGAAAGGCAAAGTTCTATGGAGCTACAAAATCCGTTTCCCCGGATATTCCGACGCCTATGTATCTCATTCCGATGCGAAAGGAAACGTGTACTTCACGGACAACGGCGGAACCTTGTATTCGCTGGATCCCAATGGCAACGAACGGTTCATTCTCCTTTACCGCGAGCAATACGGGCCCATGATCGTACCTACAGATACCGATAAGGATGGCAACGTCTACGCATTGTTCGACCCCATAGGCTTGTTCAAAATTTCAAGCGCAGCAGCAGCAAAGGGCCTTTCATAA
- a CDS encoding DUF5107 domain-containing protein, protein MPDRNPMFLEKRVYQGSSGRVYPHPVVDKIEDDKKPQNYRLAILENEFVRIEIMPELGGRVYRALDKTNDYDFVYYNRVIKPALVGLAGPWISGGIEFNWPQHHRPNTYGPVEYKLEAREDGSATVWVSEIDRMYGTKVTAGFTLHPGKAYLEISAQLYNRTPEPQTFLWWANPAVAVNDHTQSVFPPDVTAVFDHGKRDVSRFPIATGMYYKMDYSAGVDISRYRNIPVPTSYMAYKSEYNFVGGYDHGVQAGLLHVANHHVSPGKKQWTWGNGQFGQAWDRNLTDEDGPYIELMTGVYTDNQPDFTWLAPYEEKSFTQYFMPYKDIGVVKNASIDAAVNLEVDETARQATVLAYATSVFVDAVIELKGRQRAYLKESVVLSPVSTFKSVVSLDEGDRPHDLTVTIKSAEGRLLIAYRPAEPSIEDVPEAAKPLPEPQELSTNEQLYLAGLHLEQYRHATFEPESYYLEGLKRDPSDIRINVAYGTLLLRRGLFAEAEGHFRSAVKSLTWRNPNPYDGEALYQLGFALKLQGKDKEAFAALYKSTWSAAWQDAGYFTLAQIAASKGIFDEALELVERSIVRNARNYKARHLKAALLRRLGRVEESLAYAEETLAIDVADFGTANERILAFAEAGHVPASADARAELLRLMRGDAHNYLSLAADYASAGLYEEAIDVLRRIAPEASADAYPMVHYTLGYLYEATGDLTQAQAFREAGRASNPEYCFPNSLFDLLVLESAVLADGADDKANYYLGNWLYDKRRHQDAIKAWEASRNANGDFATVHRNLALAYFNKLGDADRTLASLERAYALRADDARVLYELDQLYKKLGYAPERRFEVLAARKTLVDKRDDLYLEYVTLLNAMGRHADALHALAERQFHPWEGGEGKATGQHVLAHVESAKLDLADRRYEDAVAHLQAALVYPENLGEGKLEGAQENNVYYYLGLACEGLGRADQAEDSFRRASLGLEEPASAMYYNDQPPDMIFYQGLAWQKLGVEKEAKRRFNKLVDYAERHLNDDVKFDYFAVSLPDFLVFEDDLNKRNRIHCHYMRGLGLLGLGRKSEAKEELRTVLAMEANHAGAKVHFALTGI, encoded by the coding sequence ATGCCCGACCGCAACCCGATGTTTCTGGAGAAGCGCGTGTATCAGGGCAGCTCCGGACGCGTCTATCCGCATCCGGTCGTCGACAAAATCGAGGACGATAAGAAGCCGCAAAATTACCGGCTTGCCATATTGGAAAACGAATTCGTACGGATCGAAATCATGCCCGAGCTTGGCGGCCGCGTCTACCGCGCGCTGGACAAGACAAACGACTACGACTTCGTCTACTACAATCGCGTCATCAAGCCGGCGCTCGTCGGACTGGCCGGTCCTTGGATTTCCGGCGGCATTGAGTTCAACTGGCCACAGCACCACCGTCCGAACACTTACGGGCCGGTCGAATACAAGCTCGAAGCGCGCGAGGATGGCTCCGCTACCGTGTGGGTCAGCGAGATCGACCGCATGTACGGTACGAAGGTAACGGCTGGCTTTACGCTGCATCCGGGCAAAGCGTACTTAGAAATTTCTGCGCAGCTGTACAATCGCACGCCCGAGCCGCAAACGTTCCTGTGGTGGGCGAACCCGGCGGTGGCCGTCAACGACCATACGCAGTCGGTGTTCCCGCCGGACGTGACAGCCGTCTTCGACCATGGCAAACGCGATGTTTCCCGGTTCCCGATCGCAACGGGCATGTACTACAAAATGGATTACTCCGCAGGCGTGGACATTTCCCGTTATCGGAACATCCCTGTTCCGACATCCTATATGGCCTACAAGTCGGAATACAACTTCGTCGGCGGTTACGACCATGGCGTCCAAGCCGGTCTGCTGCATGTCGCCAATCATCACGTATCGCCGGGTAAAAAGCAGTGGACGTGGGGAAATGGACAATTCGGGCAGGCGTGGGACCGCAATCTTACGGACGAAGATGGTCCGTATATTGAGCTTATGACCGGCGTTTATACGGACAACCAGCCTGATTTTACGTGGCTTGCGCCTTACGAGGAAAAGTCGTTCACCCAGTACTTCATGCCTTACAAGGACATCGGGGTCGTTAAAAATGCATCCATCGACGCGGCCGTTAATCTCGAGGTCGATGAGACCGCGCGCCAAGCAACGGTGCTGGCGTACGCGACTTCCGTGTTCGTTGACGCGGTCATCGAGCTTAAAGGCAGGCAGCGCGCTTACTTGAAGGAGAGCGTCGTCCTATCGCCGGTATCCACGTTCAAATCTGTCGTATCGCTGGACGAGGGAGACCGGCCGCATGACCTGACCGTCACGATCAAGAGCGCCGAGGGGCGCCTTCTTATCGCTTACCGGCCTGCCGAGCCTTCCATCGAGGATGTGCCGGAGGCCGCCAAGCCGTTGCCGGAGCCACAGGAGTTAAGTACGAACGAGCAGCTGTATCTGGCAGGGCTGCATTTGGAGCAATACCGTCATGCCACGTTCGAGCCGGAGTCCTATTACCTTGAAGGCTTGAAGCGCGATCCGTCCGACATTCGCATCAATGTTGCCTACGGCACGCTTCTGCTGCGGCGCGGGCTGTTCGCTGAAGCGGAGGGGCATTTTCGTTCTGCGGTCAAGTCCTTGACGTGGCGCAACCCGAACCCATACGACGGCGAGGCGCTGTATCAGCTGGGCTTCGCATTGAAGCTGCAGGGCAAAGACAAGGAAGCGTTCGCGGCGTTGTACAAGTCGACATGGTCGGCCGCCTGGCAGGACGCCGGGTACTTCACGCTCGCTCAGATCGCGGCTTCGAAGGGCATATTCGACGAGGCGCTGGAGCTGGTCGAACGCTCGATTGTTCGCAACGCCCGTAACTATAAGGCGCGCCATCTGAAGGCCGCGCTGCTGCGCCGGCTGGGACGCGTTGAGGAATCCTTGGCTTATGCTGAAGAGACACTGGCAATTGACGTGGCGGACTTCGGCACCGCCAATGAGCGCATCCTTGCATTCGCAGAGGCTGGCCATGTACCTGCATCCGCCGACGCGCGCGCGGAGCTGCTGCGCCTCATGCGAGGCGACGCCCATAATTACTTGAGCCTGGCCGCCGACTATGCCTCGGCCGGGCTGTACGAAGAAGCGATCGACGTGCTGCGCCGCATCGCGCCGGAGGCTTCGGCAGATGCCTACCCGATGGTCCACTATACGCTGGGCTATCTGTATGAAGCAACAGGCGACTTGACGCAGGCTCAGGCGTTCCGTGAAGCCGGACGCGCGTCGAATCCCGAGTACTGCTTCCCTAACAGCCTGTTCGACCTGCTCGTGCTCGAGAGCGCGGTACTCGCGGACGGCGCGGACGACAAGGCGAATTACTACTTGGGCAACTGGCTGTACGACAAACGACGTCATCAGGACGCGATTAAGGCCTGGGAGGCTTCACGGAACGCAAACGGCGACTTCGCGACGGTACACCGCAATCTCGCGCTCGCGTATTTCAACAAGCTTGGCGATGCGGACCGCACGCTTGCTTCGCTGGAACGCGCGTATGCTCTTCGCGCGGACGACGCCCGGGTGCTCTACGAGCTCGACCAACTATACAAGAAGCTGGGCTATGCGCCTGAAAGGCGGTTCGAGGTATTGGCCGCCCGCAAGACGCTCGTGGACAAGCGCGACGACCTGTACCTCGAGTACGTAACGCTGCTGAACGCGATGGGCCGCCATGCAGATGCGCTGCACGCACTGGCCGAGCGCCAGTTCCATCCGTGGGAGGGTGGAGAAGGCAAGGCGACGGGCCAGCATGTGCTGGCGCATGTCGAGTCGGCGAAGCTGGATCTCGCCGATCGGCGGTACGAGGACGCTGTAGCTCACCTGCAGGCAGCGCTCGTTTACCCGGAAAATCTGGGCGAAGGCAAGCTAGAGGGCGCTCAGGAGAACAACGTTTATTACTATTTGGGTCTCGCCTGCGAAGGGCTGGGACGCGCGGATCAAGCCGAAGACAGCTTCCGGCGGGCTTCTCTGGGACTGGAGGAGCCGGCGAGCGCGATGTACTACAACGACCAACCGCCGGATATGATTTTTTACCAGGGCCTGGCCTGGCAGAAGCTCGGCGTCGAGAAGGAGGCCAAGCGCCGCTTCAACAAATTAGTCGACTATGCGGAGCGACATCTGAACGACGACGTGAAATTCGACTATTTTGCCGTGTCGCTGCCGGATTTCCTCGTCTTCGAGGACGATTTAAACAAGCGCAACCGGATTCATTGCCATTACATGAGAGGCCTCGGCCTGCTCGGTCTCGGCCGGAAGAGCGAGGCGAAAGAAGAGCTCCGGACGGTACTCGCGATGGAGGCGAACCATGCCGGAGCGAAGGTCCACTTCGCTTTAACCGGTATTTGA
- a CDS encoding AraC family transcriptional regulator, translating to MDDIQKPEGFPQEKLFVLPDYFAVELAEFELTKNFYASDIGYFPRARHHYRDRPEGCDSHIVIYCTDGAGWVEQEGKTQPIAERHLAVIPAGVPHRYGASAESPWSIYWFHLRGDHVDAHLRLYGLGGRPVQVSIGMHTHFLESFERCYSLLLDKPYSLPAQVQVSQTLAQLLGAIGLGTGGTSRQRKREEDIERAIRYMNDHLQSSITLPELAFHTGLSKQHLIYLFKQETSFSPIDYFLRLKMQRAGQLLSLTGMAIKEVAAEVGFGDPYYFSRMFKKLMGVSPSDYRSMPKG from the coding sequence GTGGACGATATTCAGAAACCGGAAGGCTTCCCTCAAGAAAAGCTGTTCGTGCTGCCCGACTATTTTGCCGTCGAGTTGGCCGAATTCGAGTTGACCAAAAATTTCTATGCGAGCGATATCGGTTACTTCCCCCGCGCGCGCCATCACTACCGCGATCGACCCGAGGGCTGCGACTCGCATATCGTCATCTATTGCACGGATGGCGCCGGATGGGTGGAGCAGGAAGGGAAGACCCAGCCGATCGCAGAGCGGCATCTGGCCGTCATTCCGGCAGGCGTCCCGCATCGTTATGGCGCATCGGCCGAATCGCCATGGAGCATTTACTGGTTTCATTTGAGAGGCGATCATGTCGACGCCCATCTCCGTCTCTATGGATTAGGCGGGCGTCCCGTCCAGGTATCGATCGGCATGCATACCCACTTTCTGGAGAGTTTCGAACGATGCTACAGCTTGCTCTTGGACAAGCCCTATTCGCTCCCGGCGCAGGTTCAAGTGTCGCAGACGCTTGCCCAGCTGCTAGGCGCGATCGGTCTTGGCACAGGCGGCACGTCCCGCCAACGCAAGCGAGAAGAAGATATCGAGCGTGCGATCCGTTATATGAACGATCATCTGCAGTCTTCCATCACGCTTCCCGAGCTCGCCTTTCATACGGGACTGTCGAAGCAGCACTTAATTTACCTGTTTAAGCAGGAGACGAGTTTCTCGCCGATCGATTATTTCCTTCGCCTGAAGATGCAAAGAGCCGGCCAGCTTCTAAGCCTGACCGGCATGGCTATAAAGGAGGTCGCCGCGGAAGTCGGCTTCGGCGATCCGTACTATTTTTCCCGCATGTTCAAAAAGCTCATGGGCGTCTCGCCATCCGACTACCGCAGCATGCCCAAGGGCTGA
- a CDS encoding NAD(P)-dependent oxidoreductase encodes MNILILGATGRVGSKIVPYALHDGHHVTVLVRTPEKIQMNDENLSILQGNVLVKQDIGRAMQGIDTVISALNTDGTTTLSESMPLIIEAMEREGIQRIITVGTAGILQSRTSPDTLRYQSSESKRRTVRAATEHHKVYELLKQSTLKWTIVCPTYLPDGERTGNYRVERHFLPEGGVEISVPDTAEFTFGLIKTNDYIQSRVGIAY; translated from the coding sequence ATGAACATTTTAATTTTAGGCGCGACTGGACGGGTAGGAAGTAAAATCGTTCCTTATGCGCTACATGATGGACATCATGTTACCGTGTTAGTTCGTACGCCAGAAAAAATTCAAATGAATGATGAAAATTTATCTATTCTTCAAGGTAATGTGCTGGTTAAACAGGATATCGGCCGTGCTATGCAAGGGATTGATACCGTTATAAGCGCATTAAATACGGATGGAACAACCACTCTCTCAGAGAGTATGCCTCTTATTATCGAAGCCATGGAACGCGAAGGCATACAACGAATTATCACGGTAGGGACAGCAGGTATACTGCAAAGCAGGACTAGCCCGGATACACTTCGTTATCAGTCCAGCGAATCCAAGCGCAGAACGGTCCGTGCAGCCACAGAACATCATAAAGTTTACGAGTTGCTTAAACAATCAACGCTAAAATGGACGATCGTCTGTCCCACGTATTTGCCTGATGGAGAAAGAACAGGTAACTATCGAGTAGAACGCCATTTTCTGCCTGAGGGTGGCGTTGAAATATCCGTGCCGGACACAGCAGAATTTACATTTGGCCTGATAAAAACGAACGATTATATCCAATCGCGTGTAGGTATTGCCTATTGA
- a CDS encoding TrmH family RNA methyltransferase encodes MPVFEQAIASVANPRVKGWAKLSERKYRQQSGRFKLEGVHLVLEALEAGWPLEAVVFDEGFGLPEELLPYAERGGSGDGQAAETAWIPVSPDIIAKCSETETPQPVFAVAIKRSVEREALFGSGPSEDADTMAALRRRGPVVVLDGVQDPGNVGTIVRCAAASGAAAVVLGKGTADLYNAKTLRATMGSLFRVPTIEADLSELLPEAKRQGAVLYGTSLQAELSCYEIDLTGGDVWLLFGNEGAGLSAQAQALIDRPIIIPMTGYAESLNVAMAATVLLFEAQRQRLVLNSQGPSL; translated from the coding sequence ATGCCAGTCTTTGAGCAAGCGATCGCCTCCGTCGCCAATCCTCGCGTCAAGGGATGGGCCAAGCTGTCCGAGCGCAAATACCGGCAGCAGAGCGGGCGCTTCAAGCTGGAGGGCGTCCATCTGGTCTTAGAAGCGCTCGAAGCGGGATGGCCGCTCGAGGCCGTCGTTTTCGACGAGGGCTTCGGCTTGCCCGAGGAGCTGCTGCCTTACGCGGAGCGCGGCGGATCGGGAGACGGGCAGGCCGCTGAGACGGCGTGGATCCCGGTCTCGCCGGACATCATCGCCAAGTGCAGCGAGACCGAGACGCCGCAGCCGGTATTTGCGGTGGCGATAAAGCGAAGCGTCGAACGGGAGGCGCTGTTCGGAAGCGGACCGAGCGAGGATGCCGACACTATGGCCGCCCTGCGCCGGCGCGGCCCCGTCGTCGTGCTCGACGGCGTGCAGGATCCGGGCAACGTCGGTACGATCGTGCGCTGCGCTGCTGCGAGCGGCGCTGCGGCCGTCGTGCTCGGCAAGGGCACTGCCGATCTTTATAATGCCAAGACGCTGCGCGCCACGATGGGCTCGCTCTTCCGCGTGCCGACGATCGAGGCCGATCTGAGCGAGCTCCTGCCTGAAGCGAAGCGGCAGGGCGCGGTCTTGTACGGTACGAGCCTGCAAGCGGAGCTGTCCTGTTACGAGATCGACCTGACCGGCGGCGACGTCTGGCTGCTCTTCGGCAACGAGGGCGCCGGGCTCTCCGCACAAGCGCAGGCGCTTATCGATCGGCCGATCATCATCCCGATGACCGGATACGCCGAGTCGCTGAACGTAGCGATGGCCGCCACGGTGCTGTTGTTCGAGGCGCAGCGGCAGCGGTTGGTTTTAAACTCACAGGGTCCGAGCCTGTGA
- a CDS encoding potassium channel family protein, translated as MAKGKKQFAVIGLGRFGSSVAQYLAKMGYEVLAVDENEERVQDMANVVTHAVSADSTDEEALKALGIRNLDVVVVAIGQDIQASILTTLILKDLGVPRIIVKAQTELHGKVLSKIGADKVVFPERDMGLRVAHHLISPNIIEHIELSPDYSIVELQVPSNMAGKTLRELDFRVKYGCNVMAIKHGGEKMDVTPRADKPLLRTDVLVIVGNNGQLTQLEQDYASL; from the coding sequence ATGGCCAAGGGCAAAAAGCAATTCGCCGTCATCGGTCTCGGGCGCTTCGGCTCAAGCGTCGCGCAGTATCTGGCGAAAATGGGTTACGAAGTGCTCGCGGTAGACGAGAACGAGGAGCGCGTGCAGGATATGGCGAACGTGGTCACGCACGCCGTATCTGCGGATTCCACCGACGAGGAAGCGCTCAAGGCGCTCGGCATCCGCAATCTGGACGTCGTGGTCGTCGCGATCGGCCAAGACATTCAGGCGAGCATTCTGACGACGCTGATTCTCAAGGACCTGGGCGTGCCCCGGATTATCGTCAAGGCGCAAACCGAGCTTCATGGCAAGGTGCTAAGCAAGATCGGCGCCGACAAAGTCGTGTTCCCCGAGCGGGACATGGGGCTGCGGGTCGCGCATCATCTGATCTCGCCGAACATTATCGAGCATATCGAGCTGTCTCCGGACTATAGCATCGTCGAGCTGCAGGTGCCTTCGAATATGGCGGGCAAGACGCTGAGGGAGCTCGATTTTCGCGTAAAATACGGGTGCAACGTCATGGCAATCAAGCACGGCGGGGAAAAAATGGACGTGACGCCGCGTGCCGACAAGCCGCTGCTGCGCACCGACGTGCTTGTCATCGTGGGCAACAACGGGCAGCTGACCCAATTGGAGCAAGACTATGCCAGTCTTTGA